The Aliiroseovarius sediminilitoris region GCCGCTGAATCCCTGCCGATCCAGTCTTTCAACACACCCCTGTCCACTGCCCCGGCAACGATTGCCTCTGGGCAGATCGCGCGCAGTGGTTCAACCGCCGCCCCGCCGGGGGCATAGATACGGTGAACCGCCGCATCGGCATCCCAAACGGGCACGCCTTCTTGCGCAAACATGGCCGCGGTTGTGGATTTTCCCATGCCAATCGACCCGGTCAGACCAATGATGAACGGGTCGTTCATGGACCAAGCACCGCATTGCGCAGCGCATCATCGACCACCGGGCGTAGTCCGAACCAGCGTTCAAACCCCGGAACCGCCTGATGTAAAAGCATTCCAAGCCCGTCTACGGTGGCGCATCCGGCTTTCTCTGCCTCCTCCAGAAAATGTGTGCGCAGCGGCGTATAGACCAGATCAGTGACCACAGCTTTGGGGTTGAACCCATCCAAGGGCACGCGGAAATCGGGTTTCCCCACCATACCAAGTGACGTGGTGTTCACAGCCGTCGTCGCTTCATCGAGCATATTGCCGGCTTGCAACCAGTCGAACACCTTGATCCGATTTCCAAACTCGGCCCGAAGTGCGTCGGACCGGGCGCGGGTGCGATTGGCCAGACGGATCTCGGGCACACCGACCTCGATCAGCGACGCGATAACGGCACGGGCAGCGCCACCGGCGCCAAACACGGCTGCCGGGCCCGTTTCCGGAGCCCAATCGGGCGCACCTTGGCGCAAATTTTCGGTAAATCCGTAACCGTCTGTATTATCAGCGTAAATCTTTCCGTCCGGGCGGAAGATCAGTGTATTGGCCGCCCCGATCAACGCGGCACGATCGGTCACAGTATCGGCCATGTTCAGCGCCGTTTCCTTGTGCGGTATCGTCACGTTCACACCGACAAACCCCGCCTTTGGAAGCGTGCGAATGACTTGCGCAAAATCTTCGTTACTGACACGCATTGGAATATAAAACCCTGGTATCAAATTCGTCCGCAGCCAATGCCCATGCAAGCGGGGCGACAATGAATGCTCAATCGGGTCACCAATCACGCCAGCCAA contains the following coding sequences:
- a CDS encoding shikimate dehydrogenase; translation: MSERRIPLAGVIGDPIEHSLSPRLHGHWLRTNLIPGFYIPMRVSNEDFAQVIRTLPKAGFVGVNVTIPHKETALNMADTVTDRAALIGAANTLIFRPDGKIYADNTDGYGFTENLRQGAPDWAPETGPAAVFGAGGAARAVIASLIEVGVPEIRLANRTRARSDALRAEFGNRIKVFDWLQAGNMLDEATTAVNTTSLGMVGKPDFRVPLDGFNPKAVVTDLVYTPLRTHFLEEAEKAGCATVDGLGMLLHQAVPGFERWFGLRPVVDDALRNAVLGP